Below is a genomic region from Populus trichocarpa isolate Nisqually-1 chromosome 15, P.trichocarpa_v4.1, whole genome shotgun sequence.
AggagtttttaatatttctttggcaatcatcatcatcatctgaaCACTgccaagtgaattaattcacttggcATTGTTCACGAGAACAGTGccaggtgaattaattcacgggtcactgttcattgaaccGTGTCTgacctgaaaaaaaattaattttttttaattgtgttttactcaaaaactagtatttaatattattcaataatacTACATAAATTGgaaggagatcgcatgatgacgtagcatttgtagaatttgatcgcaattccaattttgtttctgatgatattttacctgattttgttgcacgcttaaaaaaccatgaaaattgtagtccttatcggatgaatttcatacgtgatgaaattgtagataagttaatggaacaattaaaaatatttgatataaaatattatttatttaatgatgtaatagtggtagttaaatctacaatatttaaataccatcaatattaatatatatcttttttagttattttataacctcaatttgaaaagtatgtttaaccaaacatattaaactatttttttattcaacctcaatttcaatcatagttttaaccaaacatatataaatatcaaatcaacctcaactaaaaatactttttataaaacaatttttttcaaaccacaaccacaaaaattaCCACAATACCTAACACACTCAAACTGCCACCAAGAACGCCTGTCGTTCCTACCGTtctaacatcaatttttttattagcccTGTACGGCTCTTTTACTTCTATTCCTTATGGCTCATGTTGTTACATCCCTTTCAAACACTAGCATAATAGGATAACAACCATAATCAAGACTTTGAATGTTTAATGGTCTAGCTTTTTGGATGGTTTATACAACTTAATAATAGCCTTCTCCGTACGTTTGCACAACCTAGCTTTAATGTTTCCAATGGTTTTCatggggttttttttctttgtttgctaAATTTCTTGGATTAGTTCAATTAGTTCTCTATTGGTTGTTTAtatccataataaaataatatgcgACATCGCTCAAGtcatttacctagtattttttatttcttagggaaaaaaaatatttagtttcgctttgtgttttttttcctatgaacaattttaataattaaaatagattcttccaaacaacaaaaaattattttctatttttttatgtagtatATCTGTTATCAACATTACTACCACATCCCATTTATAACCACCACGTCCACcaccacaaaaataatattaaacctGTTCATTATCATCGTTACAGTCaccatcataattattattattaccacaaCTACTACTTTCATTTGACTAATTTACCACCATCATtaactagtaaaaaataaaatagctagGTGTTTTATTGTTCCTACAACCTAttcattcaatgtttttttttatatactttgatctttttttgtttctttagtttgttttttccataatcatagtctttttatttttcaaattattgaaaataaaaggactatAATTGAGATTGAGAGAAAATGCagctcttttcttttacaaaaaagaaattaggtgtagaaatcaagaaaaagagaaagaaaagaataaaataaagaagatgaGAATGGGTCTTCGAAGACATATTGAATCTATATAGCCACCACACATCATCTTTAAAAGAAGCTCCCGCTGAGTCAATTCTAATGACATCAAGGAAGGCTATCATCAAAGCTCGAGAAAAGCCACATACGCTTTCACAATATAGCGAACTCCCTCACATGCACTAtatgttttttcctctttattcaATTTACTTCTTGATTCTCTAATAACTTTTCAATCTAGTACTGAATTTCATTCAAACCGAGCCCAATTAAGGCTTTATtgggaagagaaaaataaagcaaaaaaaaagagacaaagtgGCCTAACCAACCCAACTTAATCCAACAATGGGGGAACATATTGTCATGCATAGAAAAAATATCGTCACGCTCATTTTGCACCACCTACCATTTTATGTTCTGCCTAACTATTTCTTCGCTTTACACTTTGTCATTACAAGCACACAATTGTTAGTATAGACGCCTACTTTTCTCACCGCTGATCGTTACACCTACATTGtccaattaattattcttttattgttttttaaaaaatatttatgcttgcatttatcttttatttttattaggaaGATTAGCTTCCtgctttattatttaatgaactttaacacatttttttggctttattattttatttatttttaaatttatcttattaaccataaaaaaacatcttttttcttcctagataaaaataataattatatccaAAAATACATCCATGGCACAACCacatttttatattagcataatTAATCTTTTCATGAAATATCCATGttctttctaaaattaaaaatacattaacaaataAGGAAAATGACAGTAACTCAAAAACTCAAGaaataaggataataattaATGGCTAATGGCAATGATGCttttcttaaatgaaaaaagaaaattatccttaataaattaatttattatctttctttcaaatgtttatttttataattgtttaattaataaaaaatagttttagaaagCCAAATTATTAAACCACCCGGTTATTTAGGTTAATAAAGAATGtcaaattttcaatatttttttattaaataacatttttttaaataattttttttttttaaaaaaaaaaacagattaaatttTTATCGAGTCAACTAATTTGTGAATAGACCTATCAAGTTCGTTGAGCCAAACTTAGTCAACTCTTATAAAGTTTGCTTTCAAACTCGATGGAGTTCAATGATCAAGTCAATAGATCATCGTGATAACTCACTTTGAATCAAACGATATTGAGTAAGTACTGGCGGTCGCAGACTTAAACAACTtgactgagtttaataacattatcaATATCATATTGCCCAAGCAACTACTTAGTTATCAATGTTATCATAAAGTTTTAACTCTATCTTATATGAGTCAACACACATCAGCATCACGCTGCCATTACGACAAGTATCATCTAGGAAAGACTTGAACCCAAGCAAAAGTACCTTTGAGATCATTACTCATGATATTTTCAACACCATTACTCATGCACACGATCAAGCTTGAGCAGCTTGCTCGACAGGTTCGGTTTCTGAAACACCACTTAATTTTGCACGCTTGGTTTGATAATCCTTTACAGCAGCCTTGATAGCATCCTCTGCAAGCATGCTGCAGTGCAGCTTAACTGGTGGAAGAGAAAGATGTTTTGCAATCTCCCTGCAAATTCAGATGCATGATATTAAGAACTCACGTTGCACTCTTAAGGCTTCGAGTTGCCCCccactatatattaaataaaaagaggaCCCAAATTCAATTACCAAAGCTATGAATGTACTGTCACGCAGAGATTTTTACTTCACAGCGTTGTcactaaattaacaaaaacttcaCTTACTATAAAAACTAGTAGTCACAATTTTATGACGATAAATGGAAAGGCAAAGGTCATTGCTCTCCTTTACAAAGGAACATTGACAAGGATGTTGACGTggggaaaaaaagatttaaagataacagaagaaaaaaaagaagaagtaaacaaaagccaaaaaaaaaaaaaaaggatgaaaagaaagaataggGGTTGGAAAAGTCTGCAACtttacaaattttattcaattcatcaaaaaacTATCTAacatttagaatttataaataCTAAGATCCTAACTAGAACAAACAATGAGGCTTATGATGTCTCTCTGTTAATCCAAGTACAGTCTGAATATTGTTGCCTAACTCATAAACTAGGATTCGTTGAACTTCACCATTCCTGATAAAAACAACTTGTGTATCCAACATAgcgttaatatgttttttttgtgccAATGATAAAGATAATGCTGTAAGGATATCAAAAGGAGCATCAAGGATAGactattgtattttatatataacgaGGTCCTTTCTGTCAAGAATAGAGTTAATATCAAAGTTTAGTGGCAGTTTAATAACACAactatttgatttaatcatttgcaACACTTTGAATGGTCTAGCACTACTCACTTGCAATTTATAAATGGTTTTCAAAGGACATCATTCATGAAATAATCTCTAACATTAAGTATATCATGATACTTACGCAAATCagcttgaaatttttattcttcattaCTTGCTTAAATTTGTTCAATGATCTCAACATGCAAATTATAAATTCTACATGCAAAAGACTTAGCCGAATCAAGCATTTTAGCATGACaagacataaaaagaaaatctacaAGCTTTCTAGATTCGTAACTATAAACACTATATAACTGAGGGTGTGAACTGGAACAAACGCTATTCAAAGCCTTAGTAGATATAATTTGGACATAACCTAGTAAATTAGAATTATACTCGTCTTTCTCATCTTTCTCATTACATGTTAAGGGTAAGGGATTAGAGAGCTTAACATGTTGATCTAAACTTATAACGTGCTGGACATCAAGTAAGGTGGGTGGGGATTTAGGTAGTTTAAGAGGATTAATATTATGAGACTCTTCTAAGACAATATTTACCTCTTCAAATGATTTCACTAAAGAGTTTCCTAAAACTTCTTCCTCTACcactaaaacataattattatattcttcATTACCCACATTTTCAGATTCATCTGGACTTATAGTGTTAAATCCCTTTTTTTACACATTTTATTCATCTAGGTCACTAAAGTCTTCAGGATTGAGTTTATATACTTGCACACAATGGTCTTTCTTTTCACCTATATTCTTATGTTCTTGGATGACTAAGGGTTTAGAAGTATAGATGACGAAGATTTGACCGAAACATTGACATTTAGCACACTGAACCTTTGAACTCAATCTAGACATTTCATTAATACTCATTTACCTTTATCTTCTTTATGAATTTGAGCATTACTAGGATTAGATCTATAGGGTGAAGCACCTAATAAAGAACCATTATTTCTAAATTGAGACCTAAAAGGGGTCCTACGAGGGTCTTGATATTTTGTCTATTGACTCTTTATAAGTAAATCATAATATTACACTACAGTATAGACTTAGTCAAATTAAAGACAACTATAagcatgccttttttttttaaatcaccatTTAAACATTTACAAAACCTATGCAAAGTCATGGCTTCATTCTATCTTATGGCACATCTCATCATGTAAtcattaaattatgttatatacCCATTGACAGACTTGTTCCATTGgtctaaaaattattcttataaGCCTAGGGTAGATACTTTTACtgaagtttttgtttcattttagtccAATCAGTTATAAGATGTTTACCTCTCATCTTTAAACAATCCTCGACATCTCTCTAATAAAATTAGGCTTCACCAATGAAAATTACCTTAGCAAATCTAACTCTTCTATTATCAGACAAGTTATGTCACTCAAAGAATTAATCAAAGTCATGAATCCACATATCAAAGGCCCAGGGATCATGATGATTGTCAAAAGTGAGAGCTTCTATTTTGTTAGGGCTCATGACTTGCTCATCAAGGTCATCGTATGTAGGGTAACCTAAATGATAGTCATGTTGGTGGCACTTAAGGTGAACTTGTCTATAGtgattattgttgtaatttttattgGTCTTTAGGTGTCTTATTTCGAGAACTCTCTAAGGGTTTCACTCTTTTAGACATGTTGGTCATCTGGGTTTGTAGTTCCCCTCAAATGGTCTTGAGACTATCACTAAGGGTCGGGTCCATGGTAACTGTATACTTAAAGTTAGACACTAGATGATCATGAAACAAATACATGCAACACTAACTTAGAAATTGAATTGAGATCACATATGATTTCTGTAAGTgaaatcacaacaaaaaaaaaaaaaaaaaaaatccattttttttaatgtgaagattaatcaagaacagaaaacacccaaaaaaatttaagcatGCAATGCTAAAGCTTTAAATGcaaacaattaatcaaataaagtcATAATGTTCCACTATTTTCGATAAGCTTCACAATTACAAAGTACTAATGACTAAATttgaatgacaaaaatataagGTGAGCAAAAATATAAGAGCATAATGCAAGATAAGATTTCTTTTTAGACACaaaagaatattattgatgataaGTTGAATAACAAGGGTGAAAACTAGTGAGGTAAAATTCAATGAGATGGGAGATTGAGTGGTTTACAAACCAGATTGCTTGACAATTGTGAAGGGTCACTTGAATCACTATTGTTGACGCAGATAGAACCATTGTTGTAGATAGAACCGTTGTAGTGTTTTACCGACTGATCTCATTTTGCTACTATTACCtctcttttttcacttttctttcattttttctattgtcacttttcatatttttttttaattctttttttataaatcaatataaaagaaaattacaccttaaaaagaaaaataataataaaatattaaaataaaataaaaggcagtAGACTCCCAAGTATTTCCATTCTTCTTGGCGTCTctcaatcaaagtttaatgtGTAGAGTGCTAGAGAGACAAGAGTTGTTACTACCATTGCATTTAGTCCCAGGCTTGGTTATATACATCAGATATATACGTCACCTTCTATCGTCATCAAATGATGGAACATGTTAAATCTAGGATGGTAGATATTCCCATTGGAGTCCGCGAATTTATTTGCCAAAGCTTTCagttgtgcttttttttttttttttggaagagaaCGAGAAAAGAGTATAGAGATTTATGGTGTTGTCTGTCAAAGTAAAAAAAGGGTATTTGGGTTCGGTTCTGGCAGTGGGgcggtgaatttttttttaaaatcactattGATGATGATCCTCACAATTGCTAGGGATTAGAAACTGTGTTGCACAATTGCTAGGGATTAGAAACTGTGTTGAATTTTGAAGATTTACCCAAGCTATAATAGATCGATTAATTATAAGAACGttctgatatcaaaattgatgcgggacaaaaaaaatttaaagctaaaaaagaaaagaaaagaaaaggctaagaagaagaagccatagaaaaagaagaaaaggatgaagaagagaaagaataaagGTTAGAAAAGTCTGcaactttgaaaattttattaaattcatcaaaaaaactgtataacatttagaaaaatagaatataaatactaaaactctaactaaaacaaataattggaCTTACAATCcaccaaataaaatatccaataataattaaatcaaacctaacaaataaacctaaataaaatccaatatcACAAGAGTGGGGCTATTCCTCTATCATCATAATCATACGGATGTGTGAACCATGTCTCAAGTCTGATGTCCCCATCAGATGTGGTGACACAACACAAGACATTCAATCTAAAACTAACAGCTAGTGTACATCTATAGTTTTCCACTTCTTCATGTAATAATCTCTGTCTGTGACATCTAAGGCCCCTACATTTTCTAAGACCAAAACCACCAAAGCCTCTATTCTTTCAACTGTGCAATAAGTGGTGATTTAGTGTGTCGTGCATGTGTCCAATATAAGTTCCTTCTTTCCTCACACAAACTCATATTTTCACTATAGAAAGGCCATCCTATGTTTCCATCTATACACTTTTATTGGTTAgtgtgtgtatttttttacattagtgACTTAATGAGTGTGTGCATGTGTCCTTTAAAGCATTCATATAACTTAATAAAAGAGAGGtaagtaatattaaaaatgaaaagaagggcTTTTCATGGAAAGGatgaagtaaaagaaaagaacaacaatataaaagaaaaagataaggtATTTTTCAGCTGCCCAAACTCACACCAAAGAGGAGATGGAACTATCCACTCAAATGCACCCCTGCTTTGTGTAAATTCAAACACATGGAAAGACGAAAGGTACTTTTTATAGTTCACAAACAGAAAGCACCTAAAACCTGATAACGATAAAGGAGTGAgactttctttcttgtttagtTCATTATATCAAAATAGCATTCCAGTTAACTCAAAACAAAACGAAAATAAACCAAGTTCTGCTTGTCAAGGAAGAAAACCTTGCCAAACACTAGAATAACACTCAAGAGAACAATAAAGTACAAATCTACTATGGAACTCTTCATATagaaaattcatattaaaagaaattgaaggcaCAAATAAGCACATGGAGAGAACATTATAAAATCCTCATCAAGTCTCACAAAAACATCTGCACTTGATTATGACGAAGGAAAGATGGCCACACCATTACTTTTTTTCTGATTCATTGCTTTTTAAACCTGCTAATTGATTACCAATCATGAATATTCCCAGCCATAAGCgtacaaaatgaaaatgaagtaCTAATCCATTTGTGCTCTAATCAAGGCTAATGTCAGAAATAGTTTAACTTCGGCCATGGATATTTATGGACAATAATGTGTGAATAGTCTTGCTTGCTAATAACAGAAAAGACAAGGTCCACCTGCATAATGCCACTTGACATGTATGAGGAATCACAGATTGTTGGTAAACAACAGGGATGAGTGATCCTGTGATAATAGACAGCAAATACATATCAATAGTGTTATTACAGTTCAATCTTCCTTGGTCAAGACCATCCTCTTATgtttgtaaatgaatttatatccCTGAAGTTGTCCGACAAGTTCTACTCATAATTCCCTAACCTTCAGCAAGGCCAAACAATCAACACAAAATGCCAGATGCTTTGTATGTAGTGGGTCCAAAAAACTATCATCCTCTCAGTAAGAAATTTCTCAATCTGATATCCAAAAATTAACTCTACATCCCCCAAACATGCAACTCTtgagtttaaaataaaactagtaCAAGCTTGAATGCTGCAATAGCTGAGGTTACAGGCAAAGCCAGTGTATACTGAAAATTATGCAGAGGCATCGGCAGAAAGGAAGAACATCACATTCTATACTGAGTCTCACTTCAGCACCCACCATCTCAAAATGCCAACCAAGCTTTATAAGTAAATTATTATACCAGATGAAATTGCTAACTAGAACAAGCAGATTGGACTCATGAACCATGGAagctataatataaaaataaaataaccctcTAAGTTCCCTATACAAAGTTGGCAATGATGGAGTCTAATCTTATAAGTGATGATAGCTTCCCACAATTTTTCTCGCTTACAATCACTTccttggtttgatatttatgttGAACTCCAGTTGATTCCATTAAAGAGTTGcaatcaaaaaataacaaaatggaTTAAATAGATATAAACCATCAGCACAACAATCATAAACGCGCAAAATCATTACTTTTTCTATCCAAAACAACACAAATGAAGGATAAATAGTGCAATAAAAacagataaaatcttaaaaaaaaaaaaaaaaaaaaactaacgtGTTTTTTATGGTCATCACTTCCTCCATTTGCTTCCCTTTCACCCATTCAGTAGctgaaaaaacaacacaaatcgGCTCCTCAAATTTCATTCTAGTTtatccacaaaaataaataaattatattaaaaaaaatgttaaaatcaacaaaacaagGATCAACATACCAACAGAGGAGGAAGCAATAGCGGAGCCACAACCGAAAGTTTTGAAACGAGCATCGATAATCTCGCCAGTGGTATCATCAACCTTAATTTGCAGCTTCATCACATCACCACAGGCAGGTGCACCGACAAGTCCAGTGCCGACCGCCGGATCATTCTTGTCAAAAGACCCTACGTTGCGTGGATTGTTGAAGTGATCAATCACCTTCTCGTGGTAGAAACGTGGCAGGATCCGAGTTCTTTGGGAAAGCAATAATCTCTCGGATGCCAGTAGCCTCAACATCCTTTCTGGGGTCGATAGGAAGattctgtttttgtttggttaattGAGTGAGGAATAGCGAGAGGAAAATATAATTTCGTGTTTTTGGAGGGCTTGTTTGTTAAAATCGAAAGGGAATTATTGATGGACACGTGGAAGGTGGAGATGGTTCTGAGGTTTTTGGCATTTGACAGGTGtgaaagtctaattttttttatttagatttttaaatgaataaataaatcgGGGTTTTGCCATTGGGCTCACCCCTGGATGATTACTTAGCTTCCTTTAGTTTTGTTGGGCTATGAAAGGCCCAGCCTAGGCCTCGAGTTTCTGTAGATTAGACCGAATAAAAACCTATGCTTTAGGCTGGGCTATGGCCCAAATAGACCTGTTTTCTTAGTATGTGTGGTAGAGAGAAATTTCAATTGACATTTAGGATACCCGTTTTGATACACGAAGGCTTATACTTTTCTCtctgataaataataataataataataataataaaataaataaggaaaaGGAATTAGAATATATTGATTGAAATCCTTTAactctaatttcttttataaattagtACTTAGTTTCCACATTAGGCAATTTGGTCCtaccattatatttttattttgtatctaTTTGACCCTCGATTTAATCAATTCTAATCCCTACATGTACTTGTTTTTTGCACCTTaattcttggttttgaattgttttaattaaatttttaattggtcttcaaaccttttttttcttcataattaagtcctcaattaaattaactaagctcattaaaagtttaattaattctttgaacttaattaattcttttagttttggtcAAATTGACTTTTAagcttaatttttcttcaattaaacctattaaaaatttaattaagtccttgaacttaatcaattcttctaattttggcCAACTTGactttcaagtttaattttacttcaattaagtccttgattATCTAATTTTGGCCAACTTGACTTTCAAGCTTAATTttacttcaattaagtccttgattaagtcaattaaacctattaaaatcttatttaagcccttgaaattaattaattctttcaattttgaccAAACTggcttttaaacttaattttgtttcaattaacaACTAATTTTTGCCATCTTTGAATCTCTTATCCATTTGcaaccttaaaatatatttattcatcatcatcatcatcatataaaAGGAATTTTGGGGGActtaaaattagattatgacATAAGTAATCAAGAGATGACTCATCATTGTAGGTAAATTAGAAAagatatttcaaatattttttaatgatattgactAAGAAATCCTTACACAATATGGAAAGGGTTttgaatgttatttaaaaaattaatgaatatgatgttaaaaacaaatataatttgacagaACAAACACATTACATACTCAAATGTCTAAATCAGAATATTCTTAATGAATGGAGAATAGTTACACTAATAAACTAGTCactaaaatgttaaattaaactACATATGACTTTTATAATGTTTGAGTGATCACAACACAGTGTTATATAATGttcttgatctttaaatataaacagattaatttattgaattgataataagttaaattatttatattatttaatttaattttgtttcgattatgattatgatttaaatttaggCCAACATATTAGAAACTGCAATCCCTAAATATAGGTGTTTTTTGCATCTTGatccttgattttgaattgtttcaattaaattcCTAATTAGCCttcaaacctttttttctttacaatcaAGCACTCGATTAAATCAATTAAGctcattaaaagtttaattaagtcttttaacttaattaattcttttagttttggtcAAATTggctctcaaacttaatttttcttcaattaagtcaattaaaacctattaaaattttaattaagtccttgaacttaattaattcttccaaTTTTGGCCAAATTTACTTTCAAGCTTAATTttacttcaattaagtccttgattaagtcaattaaacctattaacattttaattaagtccttgatattaattaattctttcaattttggtcaaactgacttttaaacttaattttgtttcaattaagtctttCTTCAACTAATTTTTGCCATCTTTGAATCTCTTGTCCATTTGCAACCttaaaacacatttatttatcattattattattattattattataaaaggaATTTTGGGGGGTGGGGGGACCTAAAATTAGATTATGACATGAGTAATCAAGAGATGACTCATCatcctaggtgaattagaaaaaatatttcatatatttttttaataatattggcTAAGAAATCCTTGCACAATATGAAAAGAGTTTTGaatcttatttaaataattaataattatgatgttaaGAACAAACACAATTTGATAGAACAAACACATTCCATGCTCAAAtatctaaatcaaaatattcttaatGAATTGAAAATAGTTACACTAATAAACTCTtcactaaaatattaaatcaaactaCATAtgacttttataatatttgagtGATCATAACATGGTGTTATATAATGTTcgtgatatttaaatataaacaaattaataattgaattgataataagttaaattatttatattatttaattttgttttgattatgattatgattatgatttaaatttaggccaacatattaggaacctaatgtTGTTAATGCATATGTTATATAACCAATCGATAGGTTCTATGTGACACcgattttattcataaaaagcatatttattattaataaatattttttttatctttaatattcatttctatttaattaatgaatctaaaataaagataaattatatgagaaaaaaacattttgcaaataaaattataaagctattATAATTATTCTATTAATATTGAATATTAACTAGAGTTgttgagaataaaatatattatgttttttttttttatgaaagataaTAGTTGTTTTCATAAGCCGGTGTATGAGAGATACTTAAAACTAACATGCAAgtgcttgttaaatgataaatatactaaattgaccaataaaaaaaattcaatatagaAAGATTACATGTGTCTATGAAAAGACTCATATGATAATTGTCTAAGTGATTTTTAGACTTGacatcactaagttatcttaataggaaatgttatgctttgatcttgaTTACACATTGTTCTAATCAAAGGTAATAAATGGGTAGATATTGGATAtatcatgaactatatgaagatatttgagtaataaggagaggattcatcactataggtgaattagaaaaaaataatattacgtCTAATCTCGAAAAGTATTGATAGTGAAATCTTTACGCAATGTGGTAGACACAGTCCAtactataatatctaaatcgaAACATTCTTAATGAAGAGAtagtaatttaataataaaaaaaacttgttactgaaaggttaagtcaaactacTTGTGACTTCGTAATATTTAGAGGATCATTACACGTTGCTAAATGTTATACTGGATCTTCAAAT
It encodes:
- the LOC18105840 gene encoding iron-sulfur cluster assembly protein 1 produces the protein MLRLLASERLLLSQRTRILPRFYHEKVIDHFNNPRNVGSFDKNDPAVGTGLVGAPACGDVMKLQIKVDDTTGEIIDARFKTFGCGSAIASSSVATEWVKGKQMEEVMTIKNTEIAKHLSLPPVKLHCSMLAEDAIKAAVKDYQTKRAKLSGVSETEPVEQAAQA